The DNA sequence GGAAAATTGAGAAGTCTGATTATTTTTGTAGTTGTTCTTCTTTTGTTTGGCTGCGGTAGTAGGAAGGAAAAGGTTACCGGCGGTTTCAGTGCCGATGTGGAGTCGCTTGTAGTGTTTAACAATGTTGCTGTTATGGAAAGAACCGGGCCATACAAAGATATCGGTGGGGCAATAGCAGATTTGATGTCTCGGCTTCAACGGTACAATGTTCCTGTTGCCGGTAAACCCTTTGCAATCTACTATAACGATCCTACAGAAGTATCTCCGGAGAGTCTGAGCTGGGCAGTTTGTGTGCCGTTGAATACAAATGCAAATGTCGATTCTGGCTCTGGGATAAAAACAGTTAATTTGCCGCGATCGCTCTTCGCATATACTATTCATTCGGGGGGATATGTAGATATAGCTCAAAAATATGATCGGCTGGCAGACTGGATTGAGGAACACGGATTAATGATTGCCGGACCGGCACTGGAGTTCTGGCTTTCAGATGGTGACGTACCGACAGAATCCATGCGGATCAAGCTCGGTTTTATTGTTGCCGCTGCACCCGAAATTGAGGAAGATGAGACCGAAGAACTTGAATATCAGGAAGAGGAAGATACTTCTGCAGAAACAATTCCAGGAAGGTGATGTCCATAAACGCACCTGGTTCAGGTTGCAAACTGCTGTAATGTTACAGCTGTATGGCAACTGATTTCCTTATCGAACTGCAGCAGGCAGAAGCAGAGGCAAAAAAACTGATTGAGTTAGCAGAGACCGAAAAAAAGCAGATGGTGGAGACAGCAGAAGCGGATGCTCGACAACGTTTGAATGAATTTCGAGTTCATCTGCAGGGGAGGCTGGAACAGGCAGTTCAACAAGCAAAGGCAGAAGCACAGCACATTGTCGAGGCTGCAGTTACAGATGCCCAGAAGAAGTGCCAGGAATTTGATAATCTGCCGGCGGAACGGGTCCATCAGGCTGAGGAACTGCTTAAAAGAAAGTTTTTCGAGCAATGGCAATAGACCAAGTGAGTAAATTTGTCATTGCCGTTCATCAGAAGAATCAGGAGGAATTTCTTATCCGGTTGCAACGTCTTGGGGTATTCCACATCACCCGCCGTGATCAGATGGAAAGTCAGCAGCCGGATCGGGATCTTGTCCGGCTCCTAGGTACAATTGAGAACCTAAAGGCGGGTGCCGGGAAACGAGTTCCGGCGCGAATCAGCCTCTCACGTGAGGAATACGAACAGCTGGTTACCGCATATGATGTTCGTCCAACAATAGAGAAAATTGAATCATTAATTCAACGGAAAAGCGAACTGCTTGCCCGAGAGCGTATAATAGTGGAAGAGATCCGTCGGCTTTTGCCTTGGGTTAATCTTGAGTGCGCTCCTGCCGAACTGCTGAAATATGGCGATATCCGGTTTGTCTTCGCTCGGTTCTCGGACCGGGAAACTTTTGATGAGATTCAAAAAATAGTTTCTGATAAGCCGGTGGTATTTCAGATAATTAGTGAAGATGAATCCGGAATCTACGTCTTGGTTGCGTTTTCGGCAGATTATGAGCCAGATCTGATGTCCGAGCTGGCAGGGGTCAACTGGCAGAGTGAGAATCTGAGTGGACTTGACCGCACCCCCGCTGAAGTTATTAAAGAGCTGCAGTCGGTTCAGATTCAGCTTCAGAAAGAGCTGGAAAATATCCAGCAGGATCTGGAACGGCTGGCCACGGAATTGCCTAGATTGAAAGCCAAGGCAGATGCACTGATTAACGAGCTTAAACGCCGCGAGGTAGAGAATCAGATTCCTAAAACTGAGTGCACAATTCTCCTTTACGGCTGGCTCCGGAACCGGGATATTCCCAGACTTCAGAGACTTGTGGAAGAATTTGGAGTGGCGGCAATGATACCAGTGGAACCGGAGCCGCAGGAGCAGCCACCCGTTGCACTGGTTAACCGGAGATTATGGCGGCCGTTTGAACTCGTGCTTGAAATGTATCAGCTGCCTCTGCCGGATGAGCTGGATCCAACTTGGCTCATTGCACCATTCTTCGGTATTTTCTTCGGTCTCTGTATTACCGATGCGGGCTACGGTCTAGTACTGGCGGCGCTGACTCTTTTACTGATGCGCCGTTTGGGTTTCAGCAACAAGCTTCTGGGGATGATTCTGATTGGTGCCGTACTCACAATTCCCGCTGGAGCTATGGTGGGGGGATGGTTTGGTGATTTGCCAGATCGGTTGGGTGTAAGCTGGTTGGCAGCTTTCAAGAACCGGCTGATGTGGTTTGATCCAATGAAGGAACCCCTGAAGTTTTTTCTTATCTCAATTGCATTAGGTTATATTCAGTTGAATGCGGGTATTTTGTTTGAAATTGCTGACTGTCTGCGGCGGAAACAGTTTGGGGAAGGTTTCTTGGGACAGCTGCCATGGTTTGTGCTGCTGAATGGAATCGTAGTACGTCTGCTTGCGGGTAGATCACTGCCCTCTTATTTAAACTCAATCTTGATGGTATTGATTCTGCTTGCAGTCGCCGCAATTATTGTTTTCACCCAGAGGGAGCGTGAGACGCTGATTTCGCAGTGGCTCTGGTATGGTTTGATCAGTGCTCTGCTGATATACTTCGCCCAGAGGCTTAACTGGTTGAGTGCAGAGTTTGCATGCGTACGCTGGGTCGTATTGGGAATCTTTATCCTCGTGCTCGGTTATGCCGCTGCGACGGTATCTATGCACCGGTGCTGGAACTTGAAGCGCATACTTTTGGGTATACTTACTCTTATTGGCCTGGCGATTTATCTTTTTAAAATCATGCCAGCTTTTGTCCCCGGGCTTTTGGGTTTGCTTTTTTATTTTGCTGCCCCCAGTGGTCAACGACTGCTGGCAAAGTTTGTCTGGGGTGGTTATGCGCTTTACAGCGCCACCAGTTACATCGGGGTAGTTCTTTCTTACATCCGCTTGATGGCTCTTGGTATGTGTACAGGAGGTGTGGCAATGGCGATTAATGTCATCGCCTGGATGGTTCTGTCGATTCCGATAATTGGGCCGGTTCTGGCACTGATTGTGCTGTTAATCGGCCATGGATACAATATTGCAGTCAATGTGCTGGGCGCATTTGTTCATTCCCTCCGTCTGCAGTATGTTGAGTTTTTTCCCCGTTTCTACACTGGCGGAGGAGAACCCTTCAAGCCATTTCGTGAAGTCAATGAGTTTGTAGTGTTGAAATCATAAGGAGGAGTCAATGGTTGATCCATTTGGTCTGGCAATTGCTCTGTTAGGATGCGTAGTGGCAGCGTTGCCAGCTGGTATCGGTTCGGCAATGGGCATCCGCTTGGTTGCCGAAGTGGCAAGCGGAGTCATGGCTGAGGATCCGAAGAAATTCGGAAATCTCTTCATTCTTGTGGCACTTCCCGGGACTCAGGGGTTTTATGGATTTCTAGGAGCATTTCTGGCAATAATGAAACTTGGATTACTCGGGAATATAATGCCGATAACCTTGGGTCAGGGAATTCAGATGTTTGCTGCCTGCCTGCCGGTTGGTATTGCCGGGTGGTTGACTGCTATCTGGCAGGGTAAGGTTTGCGCTGCCGGTGCCGAGTTGGTTGCTAAGCGTCCGAGTGAGTCGACGAAAGCGGTGATCTTCGGAGCTCTTGTCGAGACCTATGCGGTGCTCGGTCTGCTTGCGACGATATTTCTGCAGATGGGTGTCAAGCTGGGATAACTGTGGGGAAAAAAGAGCTGATCGAAAAAATTCTCAGCGATGCCCGCCTTCGTGCAGCTGCCATCAGGGCGGAGGCGATAAACGAGGTTCGCCAGATTGAACAACGGGAACGGGAGGCAGAAGAAAGACTTCAGGCTGAAAACGAGATGTTGATTCGCTATCGGGTAAACATGATTCTGGAAAATGCCCGCAGCCAGGCACAACTGGAAGTCAAAAAAATGATTCTGTCAGCAAGATGGGGGGTAATTGAACGAATCAAGGAACGAACAAAGTATGCGGTCATGAACAGTCCGGAATATCCGGAGTTGCTTAAGCGCCTAGTAGAGAAGTATGCAGGCCCAAAGGCAAAAGTCCATCTTTCTCCTGAAGATACAGATCGCTATGGTAAGCACCTTAGGGTTGAACTTGGCGAGCCCGTACCAATTTCCGGCGGAATGCTTATCAGACGTGAACGGGAGGAAATTGACCTGTCGCTCGACAGTATATTGACTCAAGTCCTTGAAGAGAACATCACCGCACTGGCTGAAGTCTTATTCCCGTAGATTTTACAGCTTACTTCTAATATATATCTCTATATATGGAAATGCTTTTTAAGTTTTGGATAAAAAGTTGTCCAGCCGAGAGAGGAATCACTTGACTTCAATGTTTTTGTGGGATAAAATTTGATTGATTTAAGGGTTACATTCCGGCCGGAATTCCTGAATTTTCACCGCTATTTTATTTGTTTAACTAAAGGGCTTAAACCAGAATTAAACAGGAGGCTTTATAAAATGAGGACTGTACTGTGTGGTCTAATGCTAACTGGGGCAGTTGTATTTGCGCTGGTCGGCGGTTCTGATTTTACGCTCCCAGAGGACGGCTGGAGCGGAATTTTCAACCTTTCAGATGATGGAGTTGCCCAGTATATGGGTTACGGTTACCAGCACACAGTGGCGACCGATACCGGAGGTAACGTTCACGTCGTCTGGTATGATAACCGAACCGGAACTAATCAGGTGTTCTATCGGAAATGGTCCAAATCAACTGGCACATGGGGTTCGGTCGTTCAAATAACCAATCAGGTGGCTCCAGTTTATCGTCCGGCAGTCGCCTGTGACTATTCAGGTAATGTGCATATTGTATGGTACCACTCCACTGCTAATTACTACGGTATCTGGTATAAAAAATGGGATGTGGCGACCGGAGTATGGGGCGATTCGGTCCGGCTGTTTGATCCAGGAGGAAATTACCTCAATTATTATCCTTCCATTGCCTGCCGACCAGGCGGTGACAACATTCATGTAGTCTGGTACGGGAGAGATGCTGCCAATCCGAGTTATTACCGGGTGCGGCATATGGAATATGTTCCGGGTTCCGGTTGGAGCACGATTACGATTGTTGACACGATGGCGATTGGTACAACGGAAATTGCCTCGGTGGCGGTGGACAAATGGGACAGTGTCTATGTCGTCTGGCGAACCCAAGTTGCCGGGAACTATCAGGTATTTTATCGCTGGAGAAGTGGCAACGGTATCTGGCGGGGTATCGAGCAGGTTTCCAATGTAAATCCCAATGCCCCGATGTATGCCTGTGCGGTTGCGGTTGATACTGCCGGTTCAGTGGTGCACGTGGTCTGGAATGGGGATGTTCCCGGCAATTCCAATGACCGGATTTTTTGTCGTTCCCGAACCGGTTCCGGCTGGGATACAACCGAGACGGTCAGTGCCTATAATGACGGTTCTCAGTATGATCCGGTAGTAGCTATTGGTTCGGATGGCGCGGTTCATGTTAGTTGGCGGGGGTATACTGAAGTATCAACCGCACGACAGGAAATTCTTTACCGCACAAAGCGGAATGGCATATGGGGTCAGGTAATCCAGCTGACCAACCGCAGTTCCGGTTCCAGCGTGCTGACACCCGCGCTTGCTGCCGGTCGGTTTGATGATCTCCATTTCGCTTGGTATGATAATACCGATGGTGATAATGATGTTTATTATATTCGTGGAGAACTGGTGGATCCGGGTGTAGCACAAATTTTAGAACCGACCGGAGGGATGGTCCCGGGGACTCAGGTCAATCCGAGGGCGGTCTGGCGGAATTACCGCCTGTACAATCAGACTGCATTAAGGGCGTACTGTTTTTTGATTAATCCTGCTGGGAGTCGTATATACCGAGAGTCAGTTGATGTACCCGTGCTTGAACCCAGTTCTGAGGATACGATTGTTTTTCCGAGTTTTATCGTAACCAATACCGGTAATTGGACGGTCCGGTGCTCAACCAGTGCCGAGTTGGATATTAACAGCAATAATGATGTTGCGGAAGCAAATTTCAGTGTCTATAACACTGATATTCAGATGTTCCAGATTCAAGCTCCGAGTGGAACAGTGGATACGGGAACAGTCGTGACACCGCGTGGACGCTGGTGGAACCGCTCGGCAAATCCGGCAAGTTTTGTTGCCTATTTCCAGTTGTTTAATTCCTCAGCGGCTTTGGTCTACTTTGAATCACTTGCAGTCAATAATCTTGAAGGTCATCAGGACATTGTTCTTAATTTTCCTTCTTACCGGATTTCCGGAGCGCCTGGAATTTGGCAGGCACGGTGTTCCACTTTTTGTCTCAGTGATACATTTGCCGAAAATGATACATTACGCAGCTCTTTTACTGTTCGTGCCCTGCCTTACTGGCCCTACGGCTGGAAAGAGGTTAAGTCCATGCCTTTAGCCCCTTCAAACAAGGGGCCAGGCGATGGAGCCTGGCTGACTCAGTTACGATTCGGTGGTAACCGGTATATCTTCGGATTGAAGGGGAACAAGACCGGGGATTTCTATCTTTATGATCCACTCGCCGATACTTGGCACCAGCTGAAACCGATGCCTCTGGGGCGGGAGTTAAAACCACCACGCCGGGCTTCGGTTGGTGTTGCCGGGGGGGATTGTATCTATGCGACCAAAGGGAATAATACGCTGGGGTTCTGGCGGTATATTGTGGCATCGGATTCGTGGGAACAGCTAACGGATGTGCCGGAAGGCAGCGGGAAACGGGTAAAGGCCGGGACTGATATGGTATATATCAGACGGCCTCAGACGGATACCGGTTATGTCTATTTATTGAAAGGATATACCGACGAGTTTTACCGGTATAACACCCTCAGCGGTACTTGGGAGACACTAGCACCAGCGCCTTTGACTGCCACAGGAAGAAGATGGGATCGTGGTTCGTGGATGGTATATGCCAAAATGGGCCAAAATTTCTACATTTTTGCTCATAAATCAAAATACCATGAGCTCTGGAAATATGATGTACTGGGTGATTCCTGGTTCAGTTTCCAGTTGCGGGGGATGCCGTATTCGAGCAGGCTCACCGGGAAATCAAAAAAGGCTAAGGATGGCAGTGCCGGTGCGTATTATGATGAGGCGATTTATGCGCTTAAAGGTGGTAATACCTGCGAGTTCTGGTGTTACGATGTGATGGGAGATTCTTGGATTGAGTTGGATACCATGCCCTCGGTTGGTTCTTTGGGGAAGAGAAAGCGGGTAAAAGGTGGCGGTGATATTGTCCTGTACGAGGATGGCGTATTTTTTGCTCTAAAAGGGGGAAAGTCGCCGGAGTTCTGGCGTTATTATCTTGCTGACACGCTCTTCGCTGAGAGACTGAGTCATTCACCACTTATGAATAGTTCTCAGACCGAAATGCCCAAGAGTCAGCTGTTCATAACTAATCCGATTACCAATGGGTTAATTAAACTGCAGCCGACCGAATCCCATTCTGTGTTCATTGAGATTTTTGATGTTAGCGGCAGAATGGTGCTAGCGCGACAGGTGAACGGGAAAACGGGTGTGTTGGAGATCAGAGATTTTTCTCCTGGTGTGTATCTGTTTAAAGCTACATCTTGCGGGAAGGTTGCTTGCTGCAAACTGATAGTTAGGTAGCGTTAGCGAATGAGACAGTCGGGGCGGATAAATCCGCCCCGACTTATTTTTATTTTGGGGGAATGATATCAGGGTTGAGCGTTTCTGATTTCTTCGGCAATAGCGTCCAGCTCTGCAGCTGTGAACTGCGGCTGGAGTCGTGCCTGACAGAAGTGATGGAAATTGAGAGTTTTGTCCAGAAGGTTTTCTTCTCCTTTAATAGTGGGAATGATTAGCATGTGTAGGTGAGGAACGCGTGTCCCACGGATGAGCATCGTAATATATTCACAATTAAATGCGTTCTTGATTTTGCGCGCGACAAGGTAACAGGTACGGAAAAAAGGCCCGGCGATGTTATCTTGAGGTTCGATATCGGTAATGAGCGGGATGTGTCTTTTGGGAATGACGAGACAATGACCGCGCGAAATCGGGTAGAGGTCGAGAAAAGCAAGTGTTTGTTCGTCTTCATAGACCTTTCGGCAGTGTGCTCTACCGGCGATGATTTGGCAAAAAGGACAATCATTCATAATATCCTCCTTAAGTTAAACCGGTTTGCAAATGATCTGTTTGATTTTTGTATCGAAGAAATGATGGGAATGGGCGGGGCGAATAACTATCGCAGTATCCGCCCCAGAGCCAGTTCCCCCAATGCTGATGATGTCTTTACCATAGGGTATCAGACCGGCATCCAATGTCATAACCGCTATTTCTACTGCTACTTTGAATCCCTCTCCTAAAGTACGATATGTGTGGGCGACGATTTCTGCTGGGCTGATGCCACCGAATTTCAGACGCAGCGCGCGATCAACGCCAGCAAATAAATGGGTAGTTCTCAGCACGGGAATTCCGATGGCGTTTAACCTTCGTTCAGCTGCTGATGACATTTCCCGCATACCGGGTTGAGTGAAACCGGCGTGATGAGTTACACAGATAATTGATAAATCTTTCGGTATCATACGCAACAGTTGAAGTACTGTTTTCCCAGTAGTAGAGGCGACAACAAGATGTTTGATTTTGTTCTTCCGGGAAAACTCAAGAACCAGTTTAAAAGTTGAGGTTGTATTAACACTGCCAGGGTATTTGAAATATTTGATGGAGGATAACATCGAACTCAACAAGGTGTATATGTTTTATTCCAGAGGTTCCCAATATAGATCGAGAATTGTATTTGTAGGTTTTCTCATTCTGAAACCTGCCTTAACTTTCATGCCGATCTTTGCTTCTCCGCGAATGAGGTAACCTTTCATAATCGTGCAACACCCAGGTATCTTGACATCAATCTGATAATATGGATAAGAAAGTTCAATACCAAATCCAGGATACTCAACGCGTGTGAATGTAAAAATTTCACCGATTACCGGGTTGTGTAAATCAACCCATTCCATCCTAGCATGGCAATCCGGGCAATCGGCTCGTGGAGGAAGCCACAGGCCCTTTTCGCAACCAGGTGTAGGACAGCGTGTTGCACGTAAAATGCCTTTTTTCAACCCTTCGAAAAAGGGGGTCAGTAAGCCATAGGTATGGTGATGAATCAGAGTTCGCGGCCATTGAATAACCATAGCAGGGTCGGTTTTTTCTACGAGCATCGGTTTACCGATAAACTTTATTTCGGCTTTTTTCGTTCCCCTGCGACCTGTTGAAGCACGCGGTTTTTTTATTTTTTTGATTTCTTTTTTGTTCTTTTTGGTTGCTTTCATGCTTTCTCCTTATTTCACACTTCTTCGGGGTTTACCAGA is a window from the candidate division WOR-3 bacterium genome containing:
- a CDS encoding GyrI-like domain-containing protein, producing MEGKLRSLIIFVVVLLLFGCGSRKEKVTGGFSADVESLVVFNNVAVMERTGPYKDIGGAIADLMSRLQRYNVPVAGKPFAIYYNDPTEVSPESLSWAVCVPLNTNANVDSGSGIKTVNLPRSLFAYTIHSGGYVDIAQKYDRLADWIEEHGLMIAGPALEFWLSDGDVPTESMRIKLGFIVAAAPEIEEDETEELEYQEEEDTSAETIPGR
- a CDS encoding V-type ATP synthase subunit K, whose amino-acid sequence is MVDPFGLAIALLGCVVAALPAGIGSAMGIRLVAEVASGVMAEDPKKFGNLFILVALPGTQGFYGFLGAFLAIMKLGLLGNIMPITLGQGIQMFAACLPVGIAGWLTAIWQGKVCAAGAELVAKRPSESTKAVIFGALVETYAVLGLLATIFLQMGVKLG
- a CDS encoding V-type ATP synthase subunit E — its product is MGKKELIEKILSDARLRAAAIRAEAINEVRQIEQREREAEERLQAENEMLIRYRVNMILENARSQAQLEVKKMILSARWGVIERIKERTKYAVMNSPEYPELLKRLVEKYAGPKAKVHLSPEDTDRYGKHLRVELGEPVPISGGMLIRREREEIDLSLDSILTQVLEENITALAEVLFP
- a CDS encoding T9SS type A sorting domain-containing protein: MRTVLCGLMLTGAVVFALVGGSDFTLPEDGWSGIFNLSDDGVAQYMGYGYQHTVATDTGGNVHVVWYDNRTGTNQVFYRKWSKSTGTWGSVVQITNQVAPVYRPAVACDYSGNVHIVWYHSTANYYGIWYKKWDVATGVWGDSVRLFDPGGNYLNYYPSIACRPGGDNIHVVWYGRDAANPSYYRVRHMEYVPGSGWSTITIVDTMAIGTTEIASVAVDKWDSVYVVWRTQVAGNYQVFYRWRSGNGIWRGIEQVSNVNPNAPMYACAVAVDTAGSVVHVVWNGDVPGNSNDRIFCRSRTGSGWDTTETVSAYNDGSQYDPVVAIGSDGAVHVSWRGYTEVSTARQEILYRTKRNGIWGQVIQLTNRSSGSSVLTPALAAGRFDDLHFAWYDNTDGDNDVYYIRGELVDPGVAQILEPTGGMVPGTQVNPRAVWRNYRLYNQTALRAYCFLINPAGSRIYRESVDVPVLEPSSEDTIVFPSFIVTNTGNWTVRCSTSAELDINSNNDVAEANFSVYNTDIQMFQIQAPSGTVDTGTVVTPRGRWWNRSANPASFVAYFQLFNSSAALVYFESLAVNNLEGHQDIVLNFPSYRISGAPGIWQARCSTFCLSDTFAENDTLRSSFTVRALPYWPYGWKEVKSMPLAPSNKGPGDGAWLTQLRFGGNRYIFGLKGNKTGDFYLYDPLADTWHQLKPMPLGRELKPPRRASVGVAGGDCIYATKGNNTLGFWRYIVASDSWEQLTDVPEGSGKRVKAGTDMVYIRRPQTDTGYVYLLKGYTDEFYRYNTLSGTWETLAPAPLTATGRRWDRGSWMVYAKMGQNFYIFAHKSKYHELWKYDVLGDSWFSFQLRGMPYSSRLTGKSKKAKDGSAGAYYDEAIYALKGGNTCEFWCYDVMGDSWIELDTMPSVGSLGKRKRVKGGGDIVLYEDGVFFALKGGKSPEFWRYYLADTLFAERLSHSPLMNSSQTEMPKSQLFITNPITNGLIKLQPTESHSVFIEIFDVSGRMVLARQVNGKTGVLEIRDFSPGVYLFKATSCGKVACCKLIVR
- a CDS encoding HIT family protein, which produces MNDCPFCQIIAGRAHCRKVYEDEQTLAFLDLYPISRGHCLVIPKRHIPLITDIEPQDNIAGPFFRTCYLVARKIKNAFNCEYITMLIRGTRVPHLHMLIIPTIKGEENLLDKTLNFHHFCQARLQPQFTAAELDAIAEEIRNAQP
- a CDS encoding pyruvate kinase alpha/beta domain-containing protein, coding for MLSSIKYFKYPGSVNTTSTFKLVLEFSRKNKIKHLVVASTTGKTVLQLLRMIPKDLSIICVTHHAGFTQPGMREMSSAAERRLNAIGIPVLRTTHLFAGVDRALRLKFGGISPAEIVAHTYRTLGEGFKVAVEIAVMTLDAGLIPYGKDIISIGGTGSGADTAIVIRPAHSHHFFDTKIKQIICKPV